From a single Candidatus Woesearchaeota archaeon genomic region:
- a CDS encoding KEOPS complex kinase/ATPase Bud32 produces the protein MEFINEGAEAKIFKIDNYTLKKIRLPKSYRIELLDTKLRKKRNKREFKVLTKLHENKLNVPKPMELIEKKGEELSFTFQYLQGDVLKNSINEKSLTKAFNQIIKMHNLDVTHGDLTTLNMIEEDSKVYLIDFGLSEFSHRMEDKAVDLNLFFTCIKNEHHELYKQKEKLEQTYLKKATNGELTIERLRKVELRGRNK, from the coding sequence ATGGAATTCATAAATGAAGGGGCAGAAGCTAAAATATTCAAAATAGACAATTATACATTAAAGAAAATAAGACTCCCTAAATCATATAGAATCGAACTTCTAGACACAAAACTAAGAAAAAAAAGAAACAAAAGAGAATTCAAAGTACTAACAAAATTACACGAAAATAAGCTAAATGTACCAAAACCAATGGAATTAATTGAAAAAAAAGGAGAAGAGCTCTCATTTACATTCCAATATCTACAAGGAGATGTTCTAAAAAATTCAATAAATGAAAAATCATTAACAAAAGCATTTAACCAAATAATCAAAATGCACAACCTAGATGTAACTCATGGAGACTTAACAACCCTAAATATGATTGAAGAAGACTCTAAAGTATATTTGATAGACTTTGGACTATCAGAATTCTCTCATAGAATGGAAGACAAAGCAGTAGATTTAAATCTATTTTTCACATGCATAAAAAATGAACACCATGAACTATACAAACAAAAAGAAAAATTAGAACAAACTTACCTAAAAAAAGCTACAAATGGAGAACTAACAATAGAAAGACTTAGAAAAGTAGAACTAAGGGGCAGAAACAAATAA
- a CDS encoding RsmB/NOP family class I SAM-dependent RNA methyltransferase produces MAKKKDRFENVPLKDQIKPVFEKRFREMLKTDENYKKFIETILTPQRKSFRINKLKEKNPEKAIKILKEKGLILNPVNWSKNAYFAEFSEEVRTDLGNLYEHFLGKIYVQEATSMCPPELLEIPKEIDDDFKVLDMAASPGSKTTQLGDMMQNKGTLVANEIDFKRLGPLKINLERSGLTNVIISNLDGRNVEGEEIFDRILLDAPCSGSGVIRKSPKTIKTYNPKKLRGMQHLQLQLMQRAYHLLKKGGIMTYSTCSIDPEENEFAIQKFLEQNPEAILENAKLKGLILNNKLEEFDGKKIPKEITQKTIRIWPQDNDTNGFYVAKISKPKL; encoded by the coding sequence ATGGCTAAAAAGAAAGACAGATTTGAAAATGTTCCACTAAAAGACCAAATCAAACCTGTTTTTGAAAAAAGATTTCGTGAAATGTTGAAAACAGACGAAAATTATAAAAAATTTATTGAAACAATTCTAACTCCACAAAGAAAATCTTTCAGAATAAATAAACTAAAAGAAAAGAATCCTGAAAAAGCAATTAAAATCTTAAAAGAAAAAGGTTTAATTCTAAATCCAGTTAATTGGTCAAAAAATGCTTACTTTGCAGAATTTAGTGAAGAAGTTAGAACCGATTTAGGAAATCTCTATGAACACTTCTTAGGGAAAATCTATGTACAAGAAGCAACTTCTATGTGTCCTCCAGAATTATTAGAGATTCCAAAAGAAATTGATGATGATTTCAAAGTCTTAGACATGGCAGCATCTCCAGGTTCAAAAACAACCCAATTAGGAGATATGATGCAAAATAAAGGAACTCTTGTTGCAAATGAAATTGACTTTAAAAGATTAGGTCCTCTAAAAATTAATCTTGAAAGATCAGGACTTACAAATGTAATAATTTCAAATCTTGATGGAAGAAATGTAGAAGGCGAAGAAATATTCGATAGAATACTACTTGATGCACCATGTTCAGGTTCAGGAGTTATTAGAAAATCTCCAAAAACAATTAAAACATATAACCCTAAAAAACTAAGAGGAATGCAACACCTTCAACTACAACTAATGCAAAGAGCATATCATTTATTAAAAAAAGGAGGAATCATGACTTATTCAACCTGCTCAATAGACCCTGAAGAAAATGAATTTGCAATTCAGAAATTCTTAGAACAAAATCCTGAAGCAATCCTTGAAAATGCAAAACTTAAAGGATTAATTCTAAACAACAAATTAGAAGAATTTGATGGTAAAAAAATTCCTAAAGAAATTACACAAAAAACAATTAGAATCTGGCCTCAAGACAACGATACTAATGGCTTCTATGTTGCAAAAATATCAAAGCCAAAACTTTGA
- a CDS encoding cysteine hydrolase translates to MNRLLIIVDMQEGFRDDNILKLVSSIRNLVMSFNGDVVFSCFENEKDSNFERVLNWKVFQNEYDRELLKELSDLSFKKFKHNTYSVFSEELFEFMEENEYDEILLCGVYTDVSIFYGAIDLFDLGIPVRVVSDCVTAQDGATNGVFLNSLKRVIGKDNVLNYEEVLLLE, encoded by the coding sequence ATGAATCGTTTATTAATTATTGTTGATATGCAAGAAGGATTTAGAGATGATAATATTTTAAAGCTTGTTTCAAGTATTAGAAATTTAGTTATGAGTTTTAATGGGGATGTAGTTTTTTCTTGTTTTGAGAATGAGAAAGACTCTAATTTTGAGAGAGTTTTGAATTGGAAAGTATTTCAGAACGAATATGATAGGGAACTTTTAAAGGAACTTTCAGATTTAAGTTTTAAGAAGTTTAAACATAATACTTATTCAGTTTTTTCTGAAGAGTTATTTGAGTTTATGGAAGAGAATGAGTATGATGAGATTTTACTTTGTGGTGTTTATACGGATGTATCTATATTTTATGGTGCTATTGATTTGTTTGATTTAGGAATTCCAGTAAGAGTTGTTTCGGATTGCGTTACGGCTCAGGATGGGGCAACTAATGGAGTGTTTCTTAATAGTTTAAAAAGAGTTATAGGAAAAGATAATGTTTTAAATTATGAGGAGGTTTTATTATTAGAATGA
- a CDS encoding LamG domain-containing protein, with protein sequence MIRKNILRNSKKAFAFTFLAFFLSVVVFSFVAINMNKSDFTKDNEFKDARISYIDDEIKYFKNSYVNSILSYSLFSSFDIFTNYSRIDTNYLKYSNNYSKFQEFVVEGMINGSFDSEAQGSLENKTINYFMDEFSANFYDAYKGNFSFRVLDLYLFEDKPYYVSAQMLVEYNITTIDNISNWNFEDKFVVSIPIDSLYDPEFVLLDDLNVTIRPSERYLSESNWTHDMLKEVLTENYSLVFYEPTYKYTLGGSYLSRFMNVSVNSYEDVLGFWSFDYDEENFGVVDSSIYSPLANHYGNSRMLMSFDSVSLIGNEVLDLSAYKNNGTIFNGVNCSVVGIRGNGCLFDGIDDYIEILDNESLNFTNSSFSISVWVDFNESFSIGDHENIISKSEAFILRRSEDIDSNSTDFFIWDGVDYEPRLSIENLDSGLNHIVAVYNLEIMSLYVNGIKKNTSVRGNYNVSSSFPLYIGSLGAGGNFLNGTIDEVGIYSKELTDNEIADLYREKKALYVDYKDSLHGRGIEFDGVDDYVEIINSSDKFQFGIDDFSLCAWFKPNFEGQLNLYQQIIVKRNSSIINGNFEFELENSSKKLKYLITDSFNYSTTILESYEWYYSCVVREAKISKLFVNGYLESTNISFGSVSSSSNLFFGMDPHMNLGAGGQFFKGIIDEVKIYNRTLTDEEIQRNYFNYAEFGKGCCNYITLINPNTMNYNNAAYDGNHSYSSKFFYDIFKRSKSLPEVALYNITNITSSVTTDNYYNLVLDKCLADAYSIFGYQEDDENITTNLININTLQVGTNDCSSLIRLGYY encoded by the coding sequence ATGATAAGAAAAAATATTTTGAGGAATAGTAAAAAAGCATTTGCTTTTACATTTTTAGCATTTTTTTTGTCTGTTGTTGTCTTTTCTTTTGTTGCAATTAATATGAATAAAAGTGATTTTACAAAAGATAATGAATTTAAAGATGCAAGAATTTCTTACATTGATGATGAAATAAAATATTTTAAGAATAGTTATGTTAATTCAATTTTATCATATTCATTATTTAGTTCTTTTGATATTTTCACAAATTATTCTAGAATTGATACTAATTATTTGAAATATTCGAATAATTATTCTAAATTTCAGGAGTTTGTTGTTGAAGGTATGATTAATGGTTCTTTTGATTCTGAGGCTCAAGGTAGTCTTGAAAATAAGACTATTAATTATTTTATGGATGAATTTTCTGCAAATTTTTATGATGCGTATAAAGGAAATTTTAGTTTTAGAGTGTTGGATCTTTATTTGTTTGAAGATAAACCTTATTATGTTTCTGCGCAGATGTTGGTTGAATATAATATTACTACTATAGATAATATTTCTAATTGGAATTTTGAAGATAAGTTTGTTGTATCGATTCCTATTGATTCTTTATATGATCCTGAGTTTGTATTACTTGATGACCTTAATGTTACAATTAGGCCTTCTGAGAGGTATTTATCGGAAAGTAATTGGACTCATGATATGCTTAAGGAAGTTTTAACTGAGAATTATTCTCTCGTTTTTTATGAGCCAACTTATAAGTATACTTTGGGTGGTAGTTATTTGTCTAGGTTTATGAATGTTTCAGTTAATTCTTATGAGGATGTTTTAGGTTTTTGGAGTTTTGATTATGATGAAGAGAATTTTGGAGTTGTTGATTCTTCGATTTATTCTCCTTTGGCAAATCATTATGGGAATTCTAGAATGCTTATGAGTTTTGATTCTGTAAGTTTGATTGGTAATGAAGTTTTAGATTTGAGTGCGTATAAGAATAATGGGACTATTTTTAATGGAGTGAATTGTTCTGTTGTTGGGATTAGAGGTAATGGTTGTTTGTTTGATGGTATTGATGATTATATTGAAATTCTCGACAATGAATCTTTAAATTTCACTAATTCTAGTTTTTCTATTTCTGTATGGGTTGATTTTAATGAGAGTTTTTCGATAGGAGATCATGAAAATATTATTTCTAAATCTGAAGCTTTTATTTTGAGGAGAAGTGAGGATATAGACTCTAATAGTACTGATTTTTTTATATGGGATGGAGTAGATTATGAACCTAGACTTAGTATTGAAAATTTAGATAGTGGTTTGAATCATATTGTAGCAGTTTATAATTTGGAGATTATGAGTTTGTATGTTAATGGAATTAAAAAAAATACTAGTGTTAGGGGAAATTATAATGTTAGTTCAAGTTTTCCTTTGTATATTGGTTCTTTGGGCGCAGGTGGAAATTTTTTGAATGGAACAATTGATGAGGTTGGGATTTACTCCAAAGAGCTTACAGATAATGAAATTGCAGATTTATATAGGGAGAAGAAAGCATTATATGTAGATTATAAAGATTCATTGCATGGTAGAGGAATTGAATTTGATGGAGTTGATGATTATGTTGAGATTATTAATTCTTCGGATAAATTTCAGTTTGGTATTGATGATTTTTCATTATGTGCATGGTTTAAACCAAATTTTGAAGGACAATTAAATTTGTATCAACAAATTATTGTAAAAAGAAATAGTTCTATTATTAATGGTAATTTTGAATTTGAGCTCGAGAATTCTTCTAAAAAATTAAAATATTTGATAACTGATTCATTTAATTATTCAACTACAATTTTGGAATCTTATGAGTGGTATTATTCTTGTGTGGTGAGGGAAGCGAAAATTAGTAAATTATTTGTCAATGGTTATTTGGAATCTACAAATATTTCTTTTGGAAGTGTTTCTTCAAGTTCGAACCTTTTTTTTGGTATGGATCCACATATGAATTTAGGGGCTGGAGGACAATTTTTTAAAGGTATAATTGATGAAGTTAAGATTTATAATCGAACTTTAACTGATGAAGAGATTCAAAGGAATTATTTTAATTATGCTGAATTTGGTAAGGGCTGTTGCAATTATATTACTTTAATTAATCCTAATACTATGAATTATAATAATGCTGCATATGATGGGAATCATTCATATTCTTCTAAATTTTTTTATGATATCTTTAAAAGGTCTAAATCTTTGCCTGAAGTTGCACTGTATAATATTACAAATATTACTTCTAGTGTAACTACTGACAATTATTATAATTTGGTCTTAGATAAGTGTTTAGCGGATGCTTATTCGATTTTTGGTTATCAAGAAGATGACGAAAATATTACTACTAATCTTATTAATATTAATACTTTACAAGTAGGAACTAATGATTGTTCAAGTCTTATTAGGCTTGGTTATTATTAA
- a CDS encoding TIM barrel protein has protein sequence MTKQSYSSDFDQHDPKRFRETLGTFGTTTVPGQNQLSELQTKIRQGVKHVELHLNRSGKGEFNANDVPDKYGFEHRRTIMQLAKLNNQSLSVHSSVDVTSFAGMGREGYDAASRWDSIKEMDETMKFAAETTKGGAVVMHLQGESHNQTSRTQLTLTDRYKQWLIDNKKTDELDKLKKDYLSDDPLKRMFVDDPSKINQIEHEYSSLDNDTKSKFERENKGDFDGKSAAEYYFIKTQKDKIKLSNVSSHIAIGDQLTQVDRKSELVDVNLLNGEDFNDNEKKFFDFFNVNVGKNLSIDDFQKVQGILSSEKPPTEFTKKGFSEKNFKEIRDKYLITYDKILDIKDNVYSNADTEFYKKIKSVEKESIKLQKKKFEMKHDMFKDELVKVRKLEKDNRDALIKINDFKEDNEENEAAKDGIKIDISERNQQIIELKHHSIGQEDYHMLSNYDEQIADFNKKIKDIEQASVNAKSLAEDSFDKNISGLSHVAFKGLKYQLDMKKKSKESVTKLPALKTELSNLEKKYNSAKTFDEKDEINHEMSKKKREIRKWIGMKDYSDIDILKNPLYISPENMLPGMGNLTSLEEFKAVIRVGQSDFADKLLNGKEDFYKSIKDDYEKETGKKINSKEDALKVAQNHLIGTLDTAHAGSWFKHFNPIDPNTGKPLAEELRADAFNSWLKGQAKELVEDKLVKHVHFNDTQGKDDDHNTIGTGMLDMHDLRHTLRKAGVNEAMIIEAGGRSSHISAAFDLFNPSLNSYGSSTSSGISDWVSVDRNYNSRQEFSSYGMNESTFKHQAPQQGQQKGDWSGTNFF, from the coding sequence ATGACAAAGCAATCTTATTCTTCTGATTTTGATCAACATGATCCTAAAAGGTTTCGAGAAACTTTAGGAACTTTTGGAACAACTACAGTTCCTGGTCAGAATCAACTCTCAGAACTTCAAACAAAGATTAGGCAAGGTGTTAAACATGTCGAGCTTCATTTGAATAGGAGTGGTAAGGGTGAGTTTAATGCTAATGATGTTCCTGATAAGTATGGTTTTGAACATAGAAGAACAATTATGCAGCTTGCGAAATTAAATAATCAATCTCTTAGTGTACATAGTTCTGTTGATGTTACTTCTTTTGCTGGAATGGGTAGAGAAGGTTATGATGCAGCTTCGAGATGGGATTCAATTAAAGAGATGGATGAGACTATGAAGTTTGCAGCAGAGACTACTAAGGGTGGTGCTGTTGTTATGCATTTACAAGGAGAATCTCATAATCAGACTTCAAGAACGCAATTAACTTTAACGGATAGGTACAAACAATGGCTTATTGATAATAAAAAAACAGATGAACTAGATAAATTAAAAAAAGATTATCTTTCTGATGATCCTTTGAAGAGAATGTTTGTTGATGACCCTTCTAAGATTAATCAGATTGAACATGAGTATTCTAGTTTAGATAATGATACTAAGTCTAAGTTTGAAAGAGAGAATAAAGGTGATTTTGATGGAAAGAGTGCTGCTGAGTATTATTTTATTAAGACTCAAAAGGATAAGATTAAGCTTTCTAATGTTTCTAGTCATATAGCTATTGGAGATCAATTGACTCAAGTTGATAGGAAATCGGAATTGGTAGATGTTAATTTATTGAATGGAGAAGATTTTAATGATAATGAAAAGAAGTTTTTTGATTTTTTTAATGTTAATGTAGGGAAAAATTTGTCTATTGATGATTTTCAAAAAGTTCAAGGAATTTTGTCTAGTGAAAAACCACCTACAGAGTTTACTAAAAAAGGATTCTCTGAAAAGAATTTCAAAGAAATAAGGGACAAGTATTTGATAACCTATGATAAAATTTTAGATATTAAAGATAATGTGTATTCAAATGCAGATACTGAATTTTATAAAAAGATAAAGAGTGTTGAGAAAGAGTCAATTAAGTTACAGAAAAAGAAATTTGAGATGAAGCATGATATGTTTAAAGATGAGCTTGTTAAAGTTAGGAAACTTGAGAAAGATAATAGGGATGCACTTATAAAAATTAATGATTTTAAGGAAGATAATGAGGAGAATGAAGCTGCTAAAGATGGAATTAAAATAGATATTTCTGAGAGAAATCAACAGATTATTGAGTTAAAACATCATTCAATTGGTCAAGAAGATTATCATATGCTTTCTAATTATGATGAACAAATAGCAGATTTTAATAAAAAAATTAAAGATATTGAGCAAGCATCAGTTAATGCAAAGTCTCTTGCAGAAGATAGCTTTGATAAGAATATTTCGGGCCTTTCTCATGTTGCATTTAAAGGTTTGAAGTATCAATTAGATATGAAAAAAAAGTCTAAAGAATCAGTTACTAAATTGCCAGCACTTAAAACTGAGCTATCTAATTTGGAGAAGAAGTATAATAGTGCTAAAACTTTTGATGAGAAAGATGAGATTAATCATGAGATGTCTAAGAAGAAGAGGGAGATTCGAAAATGGATAGGTATGAAAGATTATTCAGATATTGATATTTTGAAGAATCCTCTTTACATTTCTCCTGAGAATATGCTTCCTGGAATGGGAAATTTGACATCACTTGAAGAGTTTAAGGCAGTAATTAGAGTAGGTCAGAGTGATTTTGCAGATAAATTACTTAATGGGAAAGAGGATTTTTATAAGTCTATTAAGGATGATTATGAAAAAGAGACAGGTAAGAAGATTAATAGTAAAGAAGATGCTCTAAAAGTTGCTCAAAATCATTTAATAGGTACTCTTGATACAGCACACGCAGGTTCATGGTTTAAACATTTTAATCCAATTGATCCTAATACTGGAAAACCTCTTGCTGAAGAGTTGAGAGCTGATGCATTTAATAGTTGGCTTAAAGGACAAGCTAAGGAACTTGTTGAAGATAAATTAGTAAAGCATGTTCATTTTAATGATACTCAAGGTAAGGATGATGACCATAATACTATTGGTACAGGTATGCTTGATATGCATGATTTAAGGCATACTTTAAGGAAGGCAGGAGTCAATGAGGCAATGATTATTGAAGCTGGAGGTAGAAGTTCACATATTAGTGCTGCGTTTGATTTGTTTAATCCGAGTTTGAATTCTTATGGCAGTTCTACATCGAGCGGAATTTCTGATTGGGTTAGTGTTGATAGAAATTATAATTCTAGGCAAGAATTTTCTTCTTATGGTATGAATGAGAGTACTTTTAAACATCAAGCGCCACAACAAGGTCAACAAAAAGGGGATTGGTCTGGTACTAATTTTTTTTAG
- a CDS encoding slipin family protein produces MAVEGFIGVIIFAIVVVFILIISGIRQVMEYERGLKFTLGRYSGLLTPGINIVVPVFQSAQKIDIRVKTVDVPKQDCITRDNVSVNVDAVTYYYVFDVKKAILDVEDFYYAISQLSQTTMRDVVGEVSLDELLANRDQISDKIRKIIDHASDAWGLKVERVELKHIELPQDMQRIMAREAEAEREKRGIIIKSEGEVTASHNLAKAAMVLAKYPGAMQLRTLQTINDISSDPSAKFIFYPTDLGKIFK; encoded by the coding sequence ATGGCTGTAGAAGGATTTATCGGTGTTATTATTTTTGCGATTGTAGTTGTGTTTATTTTAATCATTTCTGGAATTAGGCAAGTTATGGAATATGAAAGAGGTCTTAAATTTACTTTAGGACGGTATTCAGGATTACTTACTCCTGGTATTAATATTGTAGTGCCTGTTTTTCAAAGTGCTCAAAAGATTGATATTAGAGTAAAAACTGTTGATGTACCAAAACAAGATTGTATTACAAGGGACAATGTTTCAGTTAATGTTGATGCTGTAACTTATTATTATGTGTTTGATGTAAAGAAAGCAATTCTTGATGTAGAAGATTTTTATTATGCGATTTCACAATTATCTCAAACTACAATGAGAGATGTTGTTGGTGAAGTTTCATTGGATGAGCTTTTAGCTAATAGAGATCAAATTTCAGATAAAATTAGAAAAATTATTGACCATGCATCTGATGCTTGGGGATTAAAAGTTGAAAGAGTTGAACTAAAACATATCGAATTACCTCAAGACATGCAAAGAATTATGGCTAGAGAGGCTGAAGCTGAGAGGGAGAAGAGAGGAATTATTATTAAATCAGAAGGAGAGGTTACTGCTTCACACAATTTAGCAAAAGCTGCAATGGTTTTAGCTAAGTATCCTGGCGCAATGCAATTGAGGACACTTCAAACGATTAATGATATTTCATCTGATCCATCTGCTAAGTTTATATTTTACCCAACTGATTTAGGTAAAATTTTTAAATAA
- a CDS encoding SMC-Scp complex subunit ScpB encodes MSKANFDEVKRKVEAILFSYGDWISVSEIMSSLGLDSEMLINNSLKELESIYKEGYSFRVEQNEDSKWRMALYGEYEELVSELISNVEIPKSVLKVLSVIAYEQPVTKTRLFEILGKSVKQEVDYLYKAKFVYYEKKGIGKYYKVTKKFFDYFKIENEDEFREAANKNITTFLEEKVTEITETSEN; translated from the coding sequence ATGTCTAAAGCAAATTTTGATGAGGTAAAAAGGAAAGTTGAAGCGATTTTATTTTCTTATGGTGATTGGATTAGTGTCTCTGAAATAATGTCTTCTTTAGGACTTGATTCTGAGATGCTTATTAATAATAGTTTGAAAGAACTTGAATCGATATACAAGGAAGGATATTCCTTTAGAGTTGAACAAAATGAAGATTCTAAATGGAGAATGGCTCTTTATGGAGAGTATGAGGAATTAGTTTCAGAGTTAATTTCTAATGTAGAGATACCTAAAAGTGTTTTAAAGGTACTTTCAGTAATTGCATATGAGCAGCCAGTAACTAAAACTAGACTTTTTGAGATTTTAGGGAAGTCAGTAAAACAAGAAGTAGATTATTTGTATAAGGCTAAGTTTGTTTATTATGAGAAGAAAGGAATTGGCAAATATTATAAAGTTACAAAGAAGTTTTTTGATTATTTTAAAATTGAAAATGAAGATGAGTTTAGAGAGGCTGCAAACAAAAATATTACAACTTTTTTAGAGGAAAAAGTAACTGAAATTACTGAAACTTCTGAAAATTAA
- the ftsZ gene encoding cell division protein FtsZ, whose protein sequence is MDFLVKNALQNMSDDDVDKYEVGQARMTVVGCGGGGQNMVNWLYNKGIEGAQIVAVNTDLQDLKLKNADKKILVGKEVTRGLGAGGDPKKGAEAAKESSSEIKEAVQGSDMVFICAGLGGGTGTGVAPVVGKIAKDMGAIVIGVVTMPFSIERARIDKAEFGLQQLRATTDTVIVIDNNRLVQIAGQLPVEQALAVANELVSVMIKGIVEIIATPSLVNLDFADVKAIMTSGGVATVGIGTSDTNRRVEEAVEEALSNPLLDIDYSGANGALIHITGGKDMTLEEIERAGNLITESIHPDANVIWGARVDDQHSKRVTVMTIMTGVASPHILGNETKEEKIEAGRKVSSDLGIRTVF, encoded by the coding sequence ATGGACTTTTTAGTTAAAAACGCTTTACAAAATATGTCTGATGATGATGTAGACAAATATGAAGTTGGACAGGCAAGAATGACTGTCGTAGGTTGTGGAGGTGGTGGCCAAAATATGGTTAACTGGTTATACAACAAGGGAATTGAAGGAGCTCAAATTGTAGCTGTGAATACAGACTTACAAGACCTTAAGTTAAAGAATGCTGACAAAAAAATTTTAGTTGGTAAAGAAGTAACTAGAGGTTTAGGTGCTGGTGGAGATCCTAAAAAAGGAGCTGAAGCTGCAAAAGAGAGTTCTTCTGAGATTAAGGAAGCAGTGCAAGGATCAGATATGGTTTTTATCTGTGCTGGTCTTGGTGGTGGTACTGGAACTGGAGTTGCGCCAGTTGTTGGTAAGATTGCAAAAGATATGGGTGCTATTGTTATTGGTGTTGTAACTATGCCTTTTAGTATTGAGAGAGCAAGAATTGATAAAGCAGAATTTGGTTTACAACAATTAAGAGCAACAACAGATACTGTTATTGTTATTGATAATAATAGATTAGTTCAAATTGCTGGTCAATTACCTGTAGAGCAAGCACTTGCTGTTGCTAATGAATTGGTTTCTGTTATGATTAAAGGTATTGTAGAAATTATTGCTACTCCAAGTCTAGTTAATTTAGATTTTGCAGATGTAAAAGCTATTATGACTTCAGGTGGAGTTGCAACAGTAGGTATTGGAACTTCTGATACTAATAGAAGAGTTGAAGAAGCTGTTGAAGAAGCTTTATCTAATCCTTTACTTGATATTGATTACTCTGGTGCTAATGGTGCTTTAATCCATATTACTGGTGGTAAAGATATGACTTTGGAAGAAATTGAGAGAGCAGGTAATTTAATTACTGAATCTATTCATCCTGATGCAAATGTAATTTGGGGTGCTAGAGTAGATGATCAACATTCTAAGAGAGTTACTGTTATGACTATTATGACTGGAGTTGCATCACCTCATATTTTAGGTAATGAAACTAAAGAAGAAAAAATTGAGGCTGGTAGAAAAGTTTCGAGTGATTTAGGAATTAGAACTGTTTTCTAA